From a region of the Acidobacteriota bacterium genome:
- a CDS encoding glycosyltransferase translates to MRILRVITRLNIGGPSIQALALTSRLAARGATTTLLHGRLGEGEGDMRYLAAPDANLQFVATLQRAIAPLDDLRTLRTLYATMRTFRPTLVHTHMAKAGLLGRLAAFAYNLTRGEAPKTCVVHTYHGHVLEGYFSRVVTGVFIGLERLMARFTDAIVAISPAIRADLLDTYRIGRPGQYHVVPLGFELAAFAAVDTAARQRARAELQIAVDAPVLATVGRLTAIKNYGLLLDAAHLVASGHPNLVVLLAGDGELRADLEAQAARLGITANVRFLGWRRDLPTIYAATDVFALTSRNEGTPVALIEAMATGVPGVSTDVGGVGDVIASSSMGIKVPLDDPHALAAAVERLFADPEQRRRMGDAARAHVLARYDITRLTNDIDTLYQQLHAGRA, encoded by the coding sequence ATGCGCATTCTTCGCGTGATCACACGCCTCAACATCGGCGGCCCGTCGATCCAGGCACTGGCCCTGACGTCGCGACTGGCCGCGCGTGGCGCCACCACCACCCTGCTCCACGGCCGGCTGGGCGAGGGCGAAGGCGACATGCGATACCTGGCGGCACCGGATGCCAACCTGCAATTCGTGGCCACGCTGCAGCGCGCCATCGCGCCCCTCGACGACTTGCGGACCCTGCGCACGCTCTATGCGACCATGCGCACGTTCAGGCCGACGCTGGTCCACACGCACATGGCCAAGGCCGGACTGCTCGGCCGCCTGGCGGCGTTCGCCTATAACCTGACGCGCGGCGAGGCGCCGAAGACCTGCGTCGTGCACACGTATCACGGGCATGTGCTCGAGGGCTATTTCAGCCGCGTGGTCACCGGCGTGTTCATTGGCCTGGAGCGGCTGATGGCCAGGTTCACCGACGCCATCGTTGCCATCTCGCCGGCGATTCGCGCCGACCTGCTGGACACGTATCGCATCGGACGACCCGGGCAATACCACGTCGTCCCGCTTGGCTTCGAACTGGCGGCCTTTGCGGCCGTGGACACCGCGGCGCGTCAGCGCGCACGCGCCGAACTGCAGATTGCCGTTGATGCGCCGGTGCTGGCCACGGTCGGCCGGCTGACCGCCATCAAGAACTACGGCCTGCTGCTCGATGCCGCTCACCTGGTCGCGAGTGGCCACCCCAACCTCGTGGTGTTGCTGGCCGGCGACGGCGAACTGCGCGCGGATCTGGAAGCGCAAGCGGCCAGGCTGGGCATCACCGCTAACGTGCGCTTCCTGGGCTGGCGCCGCGACCTGCCCACCATCTACGCAGCGACCGACGTCTTTGCGCTGACCTCGCGCAACGAAGGCACGCCGGTGGCGCTGATCGAAGCCATGGCGACCGGCGTCCCGGGGGTCTCGACGGATGTCGGCGGCGTCGGCGACGTGATCGCCAGTTCCTCGATGGGCATCAAGGTCCCCCTCGACGATCCGCACGCGCTCGCCGCAGCAGTTGAGCGCCTTTTTGCAGATCCCGAACAGCGACGCCGCATGGGCGATGCCGCCCGGGCCCATGTCCTGGCGCGCTACGACATCACGCGCCTCACCAACGACATCGATACGCTTTACCAACAACTCCACGCGGGCCGGGCCTGA
- a CDS encoding glycosyltransferase family 39 protein: MKRPALLAICAIALIHAALYIVYQAPDRQAMVNWSDQRGYQRLGEGLATTGQFTRYAGTETFTPEVIRTPGYPAFVAVIYKVFGVGNNTAVAVAQAFVFAAICLLVFALVKRVWNPEAAVLAAMLTALYSPMPYFGALVVTELWTALVATTAMMILIRAAQGGALRDFALAGMLLSATTIIRPAFVLMPFFFALAVPVLVRTQRTAPRLKGWAVLTLTAGLTLLPWFTYNYVNLGRFTLSPAGGVGRGLWEGSWQGHWPGRTQAELTTLAETTADRQELNRLVEAKAADTGLPPGPMLQYVNEWRDVRLIWDTPTDPMERVRARVAADSEYLRYALIHMRADPIGHVQRRITRGLFILWAAEIPIRHDDINAMPWLVIRGIWLIQVVLLLVAAWGAVVLARGGRWLEAVMLTLPIVYVTGVHLPLLCEARQSLPVKPVVLALAAIGLTTKHTKTTKTSL; the protein is encoded by the coding sequence GTGAAACGCCCTGCCCTGCTCGCGATTTGCGCGATTGCCCTCATCCACGCGGCCCTGTACATCGTCTACCAGGCGCCCGATCGACAAGCGATGGTCAATTGGAGCGACCAGCGCGGTTACCAGCGGCTTGGCGAAGGCCTCGCCACCACCGGTCAGTTCACGCGCTACGCGGGGACCGAGACCTTCACGCCGGAGGTCATCCGGACGCCGGGCTACCCCGCTTTTGTCGCCGTGATCTACAAGGTGTTCGGCGTCGGCAACAACACCGCGGTAGCCGTGGCCCAGGCTTTTGTGTTCGCGGCGATTTGCCTGCTGGTGTTTGCGTTGGTGAAGCGCGTGTGGAATCCGGAGGCCGCGGTGCTGGCCGCGATGCTGACGGCGCTCTACTCGCCCATGCCTTATTTCGGCGCCCTCGTGGTCACCGAACTCTGGACCGCCTTGGTCGCCACGACGGCCATGATGATCCTCATCCGCGCGGCCCAAGGTGGCGCGCTCCGCGACTTCGCGCTCGCTGGCATGCTGCTCAGTGCGACCACGATCATCCGGCCGGCCTTCGTGTTGATGCCGTTCTTCTTCGCGCTGGCCGTTCCGGTTCTCGTTCGCACCCAACGGACGGCGCCGCGGCTCAAGGGATGGGCTGTGCTCACGCTGACCGCAGGCCTGACGCTGCTGCCCTGGTTCACGTACAACTATGTCAATCTCGGGCGGTTCACCCTGTCGCCGGCCGGCGGCGTTGGCCGGGGACTCTGGGAAGGCTCGTGGCAAGGCCATTGGCCCGGCCGCACCCAGGCGGAGCTGACCACGCTGGCCGAAACGACCGCCGACCGCCAGGAACTGAACCGCCTGGTCGAGGCGAAGGCCGCCGACACCGGCCTGCCGCCCGGCCCCATGCTGCAGTACGTCAACGAGTGGCGCGACGTTCGCCTGATCTGGGACACCCCGACGGACCCGATGGAGCGCGTCCGCGCGCGCGTCGCGGCCGACAGCGAGTACCTTCGCTACGCGCTGATCCACATGCGCGCCGACCCCATCGGCCACGTCCAGCGCCGCATCACTCGGGGCCTCTTCATTCTGTGGGCGGCCGAGATCCCCATTCGCCATGACGACATCAATGCCATGCCGTGGCTGGTGATTCGAGGGATCTGGCTGATTCAAGTGGTGCTGCTGCTGGTTGCGGCCTGGGGCGCCGTCGTACTGGCCCGAGGTGGGCGATGGCTCGAAGCGGTGATGCTGACGCTGCCGATCGTCTATGTGACGGGGGTTCATCTGCCGCTATTGTGCGAAGCCCGGCAATCGCTGCCGGTGAAACCCGTCGTGTTGGCGCTGGCGGCGATCGGGTTAACCACGAAGCACACGAAGACCACGAAGACTAGCCTTTGA
- a CDS encoding ABC transporter ATP-binding protein, with translation MSSNLAIRLDGVTKRYRTGRSRTLVDLIASGMDGLRGKATEVHSTSRGKIDGTILALRDVSFEVPKGAGLGVIGRNGAGKTTLLKLISRVTWPTSGRVRVAGHAVSLIELGAGFHPELTGRENVYLGGGLFGLTRKEIDRHFDAIVHFADVERLIDTPMKRYSSGLYARLGFSVAIHSRPDIVLVDEVLSVGDAAFRRRALEALRQLITDGKTVLFISHDMWNVRRLCSDILWMENGGVRAYGPAGEIAEKYMNEVNVEALANQATALQSHRSGTGEVRYVAVDLHTDTGAQTGLLSAGETLIVRASYRAHQRVARPVFQVAIVDVDSGLVITTATSKAGDVPPTVEGDGQIQCRFDHLPLRPRQYVLRLSISDQHQLGSYDVVTAGPRFAVTGSGGGVENLADEEDGLVSLPFSFSHGEAPKA, from the coding sequence ATGTCATCTAACCTGGCCATTCGTCTCGACGGGGTCACCAAGCGCTACCGGACCGGGCGCTCGCGCACGCTGGTGGATCTGATCGCGTCCGGCATGGACGGCTTGCGGGGCAAGGCCACCGAGGTGCACAGCACCTCGCGCGGCAAAATCGACGGCACCATCCTGGCCCTGCGCGATGTCAGCTTCGAGGTGCCCAAGGGCGCTGGCCTGGGCGTGATCGGACGCAATGGCGCCGGCAAGACGACGCTGCTGAAGCTGATCTCGAGGGTAACTTGGCCGACCAGCGGGCGGGTGCGCGTCGCGGGTCATGCCGTGTCGCTGATCGAGTTGGGGGCCGGGTTTCACCCCGAACTGACCGGACGCGAAAACGTCTACCTGGGCGGCGGCCTGTTCGGGCTGACCAGGAAAGAAATCGACCGGCACTTCGACGCCATTGTCCATTTCGCCGATGTCGAACGGCTGATCGACACCCCGATGAAGCGCTACTCGTCCGGTCTGTATGCGCGACTTGGGTTCAGCGTCGCCATCCACAGCCGTCCCGACATCGTCCTCGTCGATGAGGTGCTGTCGGTCGGTGATGCCGCGTTCCGCCGGCGCGCGCTCGAGGCGTTGCGGCAGTTGATCACCGACGGCAAGACCGTGCTGTTCATCTCGCACGACATGTGGAACGTGCGCCGCCTGTGCAGCGACATCCTGTGGATGGAAAACGGTGGCGTGCGGGCGTACGGCCCGGCCGGTGAGATCGCCGAGAAGTACATGAACGAGGTCAACGTCGAGGCCCTCGCCAACCAGGCCACCGCGCTGCAAAGCCATCGCAGCGGCACCGGCGAGGTGCGTTATGTCGCCGTCGACCTGCATACCGACACCGGCGCGCAGACGGGGTTGCTGTCGGCCGGCGAGACCCTGATCGTGCGCGCGTCCTACCGCGCGCACCAGCGGGTGGCGCGACCCGTGTTCCAGGTCGCGATCGTCGACGTCGATAGCGGATTGGTGATCACCACGGCGACCTCGAAGGCCGGCGACGTGCCGCCCACGGTCGAGGGCGACGGGCAGATTCAGTGCCGGTTCGACCACCTGCCCCTGCGGCCGCGGCAGTATGTGCTGCGGCTCTCGATTAGCGACCAGCATCAATTGGGCTCGTATGACGTGGTCACGGCCGGGCCGCGCTTCGCCGTGACCGGCTCGGGCGGCGGCGTCGAGAACCTGGCGGATGAAGAAGACGGCCTGGTGTCGCTGCCGTTCTCGTTCTCGCACGGGGAGGCCCCAAAGGCGTGA
- a CDS encoding glycosyltransferase family 4 protein: MRVTMLVRCLAMMRGGGETRHLNWMRELQALGVDVDVITGQPLLFGGPRHPIAGDHVTVLRSPYVRDAVYRWQHTRGFGRLTMNALHWDEDWFCRAAWRRIAARTVRPDIVHAHALYQAASVRPVNIPVVINFPGEPHPSYLPDIRQADALVADGWAAEHLPAIVGKPVHAVPKGVDAELFRPTGANLRQVLGLGDRRIVLSVGRFVPIKNMALLIEALAKMVPADPSLHLLLVGEGPELQSLKDQAGRLGVARAVTFAGYVPQAEMAPYYRTADLFALGSDFDNSPNVVLEAMACGLPVVATAVGGVAEYIASGRGGDLVPRGDATAMSGVLGDWMSSVERRRAAGAFNRQRVLQEFSWRASATRLLEVYRGVLQDRHQMKATA, encoded by the coding sequence ATGCGCGTAACCATGCTCGTGCGCTGCCTCGCCATGATGCGTGGCGGGGGCGAGACGCGTCACCTCAACTGGATGCGCGAACTGCAGGCGCTTGGCGTGGACGTCGACGTGATTACCGGACAGCCGTTGCTGTTCGGCGGCCCGCGCCATCCGATCGCTGGCGACCACGTCACCGTGCTGCGCTCGCCGTACGTGCGCGATGCCGTCTATCGGTGGCAGCACACGCGCGGGTTCGGGCGCCTCACCATGAACGCGCTGCACTGGGATGAAGACTGGTTCTGTCGAGCCGCGTGGCGCCGCATCGCGGCGAGGACCGTGCGGCCCGACATTGTGCATGCGCATGCGCTCTATCAGGCGGCCAGCGTGCGGCCCGTGAACATCCCGGTGGTGATCAACTTTCCTGGTGAACCGCATCCCAGCTACCTGCCAGACATCCGGCAAGCGGATGCGCTGGTGGCCGATGGGTGGGCGGCGGAGCACTTGCCGGCAATCGTTGGCAAGCCGGTGCATGCCGTGCCCAAGGGTGTCGATGCGGAGCTCTTCCGGCCCACCGGGGCCAACCTCCGCCAGGTACTCGGCCTCGGCGATCGTCGCATCGTCTTGTCGGTCGGACGCTTTGTGCCGATCAAGAACATGGCGCTGCTGATTGAGGCGTTGGCGAAGATGGTGCCCGCGGATCCCAGCCTGCATCTGTTGCTGGTCGGCGAAGGCCCCGAGCTACAGTCGTTGAAGGATCAAGCTGGACGCCTCGGTGTCGCCCGCGCGGTGACGTTCGCCGGCTACGTGCCGCAGGCGGAGATGGCGCCGTACTACCGCACCGCCGATCTGTTCGCGCTGGGATCCGACTTCGACAACTCACCGAACGTCGTGCTCGAGGCCATGGCCTGTGGCCTTCCGGTGGTTGCCACTGCGGTTGGCGGCGTCGCCGAGTACATCGCTTCAGGCCGGGGCGGAGATCTCGTGCCGCGCGGTGATGCGACCGCCATGTCGGGAGTGCTCGGCGATTGGATGTCGAGCGTCGAACGCCGGCGCGCGGCCGGCGCCTTCAACCGCCAACGCGTCTTGCAGGAGTTCTCGTGGCGGGCGAGTGCGACCCGGCTCCTTGAGGTCTATCGCGGCGTCCTTCAGGACCGGCACCAGATGAAGGCCACCGCGTGA
- a CDS encoding carbamoyltransferase, whose translation MPTRILGISAYYHDSAACLVEDGRIVAAAQEERFTRKKHDPAFPSRAVAYCLAEAGISASQLDHVGFYEKPLVKFERLLETYVASAPAGLKSYLMAMPLWLSEKLWMADDIRDHLEGCQADVLFGEHHESHAASAFYPSPFEQAAVVTIDGVGEWATSSIGVGKGHDLEILREQRFPHSLGLLYSAFTYFAGFKVNSGEYKVMGLAPYGEPSFVKTIKDQLIEIRDDGSLWLNQEYFTYAAGLTMTGTKMEHVLGGPARAPESPLTQREMDLARSIQEITEEVMLKMTAFAHRETGMRDLCLAGGVALNCVGNGRILREGPFDQVFVQPAAGDAGGALGVAMSIWHRHLNQPRVSPEAAGTWVRPAFAKATAGKPQPPSSPSPPKYSDGMSGSFLGPQFSEAEIQAFIDSRGIVARRFEPPAVADEVAALLASENVIGLLQGRMEFGPRALGGRSIIADARSTKMQSILNLKIKFRESFRPFAPTVLRDRVADWFELDGDSPYMLMVADVQQSRRLPVPAEAGSLWGIEKLSVLRSTVPSITHVDFSARIQTVRPGVNGLYYEIVEAFNRRTGCPVIVNTSFNVRGEPIVCTPEDAYRCFQRTHMDVLVLENFIIERSAQGPMPVDESWKSEFALD comes from the coding sequence GTGCCCACGCGCATTCTCGGCATCTCCGCCTACTACCACGACTCGGCCGCGTGCCTCGTGGAAGACGGCCGCATCGTGGCCGCGGCGCAGGAGGAGCGCTTCACGCGCAAGAAGCACGACCCGGCGTTCCCGTCGCGCGCGGTGGCCTATTGCCTGGCGGAAGCCGGCATCTCGGCCAGCCAGCTCGATCACGTCGGGTTCTACGAGAAGCCGCTGGTCAAGTTCGAGCGCCTGCTCGAAACCTACGTGGCATCGGCGCCGGCGGGCCTCAAATCCTACTTGATGGCCATGCCGCTGTGGCTCAGCGAAAAGCTGTGGATGGCCGACGACATCCGCGACCATCTCGAGGGCTGCCAGGCCGACGTGTTGTTCGGCGAACATCACGAGTCGCATGCCGCCTCCGCCTTCTACCCGTCGCCGTTCGAGCAGGCGGCGGTGGTGACGATTGACGGCGTGGGCGAGTGGGCGACCTCTTCCATCGGCGTCGGTAAGGGTCACGACCTCGAGATCCTGCGCGAGCAACGCTTCCCGCACTCGCTCGGACTGCTCTACTCGGCGTTTACCTACTTCGCCGGCTTCAAGGTGAACTCCGGCGAGTACAAGGTCATGGGCCTCGCCCCATACGGCGAGCCGTCATTCGTCAAGACCATCAAGGACCAGCTGATCGAGATTCGAGACGATGGCAGCCTGTGGTTGAACCAGGAGTACTTCACCTACGCGGCCGGTCTGACGATGACCGGGACAAAGATGGAGCACGTGCTGGGCGGCCCGGCGCGCGCGCCCGAGAGTCCGCTCACGCAACGCGAGATGGACCTGGCGCGCTCGATCCAGGAAATCACCGAGGAGGTCATGCTGAAGATGACCGCCTTCGCGCACCGCGAAACCGGCATGCGCGATCTGTGTCTCGCGGGTGGCGTGGCGTTGAACTGCGTCGGCAACGGCCGCATCTTGCGGGAAGGCCCGTTCGACCAGGTGTTCGTGCAGCCGGCCGCCGGTGACGCCGGCGGCGCACTCGGCGTGGCCATGAGCATCTGGCATCGCCACCTGAACCAGCCGAGGGTAAGTCCGGAGGCCGCCGGGACTTGGGTGCGCCCCGCCTTCGCCAAGGCTACGGCGGGCAAGCCCCAGCCCCCCAGCTCTCCCAGCCCCCCTAAGTATTCCGACGGCATGAGTGGATCGTTCTTGGGACCTCAATTCAGCGAGGCAGAAATTCAAGCGTTCATCGACAGTCGGGGCATTGTCGCCCGGCGATTCGAACCCCCGGCGGTCGCCGACGAAGTGGCGGCGTTGCTCGCTTCCGAGAACGTCATCGGCCTGCTGCAGGGTCGCATGGAGTTTGGTCCGCGCGCCCTTGGTGGCCGGTCGATCATCGCCGACGCGCGCTCGACGAAGATGCAGTCGATCCTGAACCTCAAGATCAAGTTCCGCGAGTCGTTCCGGCCGTTCGCGCCAACGGTGCTGCGCGATCGCGTCGCCGACTGGTTCGAGCTCGACGGCGACAGCCCTTACATGCTGATGGTGGCCGACGTCCAGCAGTCGCGCCGCCTGCCGGTGCCTGCCGAGGCCGGCTCGCTCTGGGGCATCGAGAAGCTGAGCGTGCTGCGCTCGACCGTGCCCTCGATCACGCACGTCGATTTCTCCGCCCGCATCCAGACCGTGCGGCCGGGCGTGAACGGCTTGTATTACGAGATCGTCGAGGCGTTCAACCGGCGGACCGGCTGCCCGGTGATCGTCAACACCTCGTTCAACGTGCGAGGCGAACCCATCGTGTGCACGCCGGAGGATGCCTACCGCTGCTTCCAGCGCACGCACATGGACGTGCTCGTGTTGGAGAACTTCATCATCGAGCGTTCCGCGCAGGGCCCCATGCCCGTAGACGAATCCTGGAAATCAGAGTTTGCGCTTGACTGA
- a CDS encoding DUF5989 family protein, translated as MAKSRVLKEFWQFLMAEKKYWLLPIVIVFVLFGMLIVFSQTSAVAPFIYTLF; from the coding sequence ATGGCAAAAAGCCGCGTACTCAAAGAGTTCTGGCAGTTCCTGATGGCCGAGAAGAAATACTGGCTGCTGCCGATCGTGATCGTCTTCGTGCTGTTCGGCATGCTGATCGTCTTCTCGCAGACGAGCGCCGTTGCCCCGTTCATCTACACCTTGTTCTAG
- a CDS encoding ABC transporter permease: protein MTELSDRPERISWAAYWELLMNLTRREVKGRYTQSLFGIGWAIAQPLATMAVFTLVFSRLAAIPSGGAPYPLFAYAALVPWFFFSNSVNSGTLSLITYRNIVTKTYFPREIVPLAQVGSRLVDLTASAGLFALLMVYYGVAPGPWALLLPLFIVMLVAFAVGITLVTSSVNVFYRDVNPVVQIGLQLWLYLTPVAYPLSAVNERYHPFFMLNPLTAIVEGLRSILLFGRAPDWTLVATSGALIITLLVVASVMFKRMDKYFADVI from the coding sequence TTGACTGAGCTGTCCGATCGGCCCGAACGCATTTCGTGGGCCGCGTATTGGGAGCTGCTCATGAACCTCACGCGTCGCGAGGTCAAGGGCCGCTACACCCAGTCGCTCTTCGGCATTGGCTGGGCCATCGCGCAGCCGCTGGCGACGATGGCGGTGTTCACGTTGGTGTTTTCTCGATTGGCGGCCATCCCGTCGGGCGGGGCGCCCTATCCGCTCTTTGCTTACGCCGCGCTGGTGCCCTGGTTCTTCTTCTCCAACTCGGTGAACTCCGGCACCCTCAGCCTGATCACCTACCGGAACATCGTCACCAAGACCTACTTCCCGAGGGAAATCGTGCCGCTGGCGCAGGTCGGCTCGCGGCTGGTGGACTTGACCGCTTCGGCCGGCCTGTTCGCGTTGCTGATGGTCTATTACGGCGTCGCCCCGGGGCCGTGGGCGCTGCTGTTGCCCTTGTTCATCGTCATGCTGGTGGCGTTCGCCGTCGGCATCACGCTGGTCACTTCGTCGGTCAACGTGTTTTACCGCGACGTCAACCCGGTGGTGCAGATCGGCCTGCAGTTGTGGCTGTACCTGACGCCGGTGGCCTATCCGCTGTCGGCGGTCAATGAACGGTATCACCCGTTCTTCATGTTGAACCCGCTGACCGCCATTGTTGAAGGCCTGCGGTCGATTCTTCTGTTTGGGCGCGCACCCGACTGGACGCTGGTCGCCACCTCAGGTGCGCTGATCATCACCCTGCTAGTTGTCGCCAGCGTGATGTTCAAGCGCATGGATAAGTACTTCGCGGATGTCATCTAA
- a CDS encoding SxtJ family membrane protein yields the protein MKAKGPANPERAFGLSVGTVLMLIAAFALWRQRMLAAQILSAVGAVLVVLGYLRPALLYWPSKAWWRMAIALGHINARVILTVAFTLVFVPLSLTWRLIGRDPLGRRRSSWQGWQAYPPRYRDRNHYLRMY from the coding sequence ATGAAGGCTAAAGGCCCGGCGAATCCAGAACGTGCTTTCGGGCTCTCGGTCGGCACGGTCCTGATGCTGATCGCAGCGTTCGCGTTGTGGCGCCAGCGCATGCTCGCCGCCCAGATTCTGAGCGCCGTTGGCGCCGTTCTGGTGGTACTTGGCTACCTGCGGCCGGCGTTGCTGTACTGGCCGAGCAAGGCGTGGTGGCGCATGGCCATCGCGCTTGGCCACATCAACGCGCGGGTCATTCTGACCGTCGCATTCACCCTCGTCTTCGTGCCACTCAGTTTGACGTGGCGGTTGATCGGCCGCGACCCGCTCGGCCGTCGCCGTTCGAGTTGGCAGGGGTGGCAGGCGTACCCGCCTCGCTACCGCGATCGGAATCACTACTTGAGGATGTATTAA
- the asnB gene encoding asparagine synthase (glutamine-hydrolyzing), with product MCGIAGFVSLTGKPAEQARLAAMVGTLRHRGPDDHGLYTDGPAALGAARLSIIDVAGGHQPISIDGGAITVSQNGEIYNYVELRAELERAGRHTATACDTEVIGHLYATEGIAGFKRMRGMFAVAIWDAARRRLVLGRDRVGKKPLYYYRQNGELLFGSEIKAILAVLEQVPSVNAGALLDFFTFGYVAGSQAIFEGMHRLEPGSALIVDTAAGTVTQERYWGWPDGAVEDRRSEADVIDALRAELDTAVRIRLRSDVPLGAFLSGGMDSAAVLALMARHSTRPVQTFTIGFGDPAYDEVTEARSTAEAFGADHHEQIVTPDAVKVAEALAYHYDEPFADASAIPTYYVSELARKHVTVCLSGDGGDELFAGYTPYADALKRVGSSGERAMRSVIQAGARLVPVHARGKGRLSTMGLGPEGWFVWRRTVFPDYLLEAVVAPDVVKSATLPERAAVEQIRDAEGTLLTRLQHWDQQHYLVDDIMVKVDRATMAHSLEARCPLLDHHVIELAGAQASVRHGDAQTTKRLFRKVIEPWVPAAVLTRPKKGFGVPLRRWFQEGMIRWAREILVDPRTQQRGWTQSAEVTAMLLQHEQGSRDHAKRIWALVCLELWARQHVDRVQSDAQACA from the coding sequence ATGTGTGGAATCGCTGGTTTCGTCTCGCTAACCGGTAAGCCGGCCGAGCAGGCCCGCCTGGCCGCGATGGTGGGGACGCTGCGCCATCGCGGGCCGGATGATCACGGCCTGTACACCGATGGTCCGGCGGCGCTCGGCGCCGCGCGCCTCAGCATCATCGATGTGGCCGGTGGCCACCAGCCGATTTCGATCGATGGCGGCGCCATCACCGTGTCGCAGAACGGTGAGATCTACAACTACGTCGAGCTGCGCGCGGAACTCGAGCGCGCGGGCCGTCACACCGCGACGGCCTGCGATACCGAGGTCATCGGCCACCTCTACGCCACCGAAGGTATTGCCGGCTTCAAGCGGATGCGAGGCATGTTCGCCGTGGCGATTTGGGATGCGGCCCGCCGCCGCCTGGTGCTGGGGCGCGATCGCGTTGGCAAGAAGCCGCTCTACTACTACCGGCAGAACGGCGAGTTGCTGTTTGGCTCCGAGATCAAGGCGATCCTCGCGGTGCTCGAGCAAGTGCCGTCGGTGAATGCCGGAGCGCTGCTCGACTTCTTCACGTTCGGCTACGTCGCTGGCTCCCAGGCGATCTTCGAGGGCATGCATCGGCTGGAGCCGGGCTCGGCGCTAATCGTCGATACTGCGGCCGGTACGGTCACCCAGGAGCGCTATTGGGGCTGGCCGGACGGCGCGGTCGAAGACCGCCGTTCCGAAGCGGACGTAATCGACGCCTTGCGGGCCGAGCTCGATACCGCCGTGCGCATTCGCCTGCGGTCTGACGTTCCTCTGGGCGCGTTCTTGAGTGGCGGCATGGACTCGGCGGCGGTGCTCGCCTTGATGGCGCGGCACTCGACCCGGCCGGTGCAGACGTTCACCATCGGCTTTGGTGATCCCGCCTACGACGAAGTGACCGAAGCCCGCAGCACCGCCGAGGCCTTTGGTGCCGACCACCACGAGCAGATCGTCACGCCGGACGCGGTCAAGGTCGCCGAGGCCCTCGCCTATCACTACGACGAGCCGTTTGCGGATGCGTCGGCCATCCCGACCTACTACGTGTCGGAGCTGGCGCGGAAACACGTCACGGTGTGCCTGTCGGGCGATGGCGGCGACGAGTTGTTCGCGGGCTACACACCCTATGCCGATGCCCTCAAGCGCGTTGGTTCGAGCGGCGAACGCGCCATGCGTAGCGTGATCCAGGCCGGTGCGCGACTGGTGCCGGTGCACGCGCGTGGCAAGGGGCGCCTCAGCACGATGGGACTCGGCCCCGAAGGCTGGTTCGTGTGGCGTCGCACCGTGTTCCCCGACTACCTGCTCGAGGCCGTCGTCGCGCCCGACGTCGTCAAGTCTGCGACCCTGCCTGAACGTGCCGCCGTCGAACAGATTCGCGATGCGGAGGGCACGTTGCTGACGCGCCTGCAGCACTGGGATCAGCAGCACTACCTGGTTGACGACATCATGGTGAAGGTCGATCGCGCGACGATGGCGCATTCGCTGGAGGCGAGGTGCCCGTTGTTGGATCACCATGTGATCGAGCTGGCCGGCGCGCAAGCCTCGGTCCGCCACGGTGATGCGCAGACCACGAAGCGACTGTTCCGCAAGGTGATCGAGCCGTGGGTGCCCGCGGCCGTGTTGACCCGGCCGAAGAAGGGCTTCGGTGTGCCGCTGCGGCGCTGGTTCCAGGAAGGGATGATTCGCTGGGCCCGCGAGATTCTCGTCGACCCAAGAACCCAGCAACGTGGCTGGACGCAGTCGGCCGAAGTCACCGCCATGCTCCTGCAGCACGAACAGGGCAGTCGCGACCACGCCAAGCGAATCTGGGCGCTCGTCTGTCTCGAGTTGTGGGCGCGCCAGCATGTCGACCGTGTTCAGTCGGATGCCCAGGCATGCGCGTAA